CTTCTGTGCGTTACTATTGCACCTGGGACAAGACTATGCTAATTCAAAGTCAGGATGGAACGAGTCGATGTACTTGAAAAGAGGCTTGGTGAGGTAGAAAATCAAAGActggcagaagcagaagatcCCCAGCCACGGGGAGCCGATTATCGCACGACTTTGGAAAGCCCGATGGGAGGCCTCAGGGCTGATGTTGTACCGTCCATGGCCGAACCAACCACCGGGACCAGTCCATATCAGGGGCATTCGTCCTTTGACGACCTCTCAATTCAGGCTGCTGAATTCGCAAAACAGGCAACTGATATAGAAAGGCATCAGGGTGGACCCGACGTCGATACCACCCTTGATACGCTGCGGTTGGCTCTCAGAGACACCaagtcgacgccgtcaaccgCCGACTATCAATTTAACAGAGTTCAGGCTACCAGCCACGGCTCAATTATTCTACCTCTGCCTGTGAATCTTATAATCGCCATCTTACAACACATCAAAAGTTGGCACCTAGCCGTAGCCTAGTCTCTTTTGAAGCAAATAGCTGACATTATTAGAACAGCACCCGGTATTTCTTTCGTCATACGCCATCAACGACCCAGCTTTGGTCGAGGACCTGTCGCGACAAGTCTATTTCCCTACCAACTCTGTAACCATCGGCCACATCACTGCTTTGCACGCGGTTCTATATTTCCTGCTAAGAGAACATATAACGCTCTCAACCGCTCTATGTAATGACTACGACCTTAAACCCCTTCTCGACAAGTGCGAGCAACACGTAAACTCTGGACTTGAAACGTATGATGTATTCGCCGTACCAAGTTTTGAAAATCTTCTGGCTCTAACAATGGGAGTAAGATGCATATTCTTATACTGCCCATTGCGCTAGGGGGTCATGTTGCTAACCCAGAGCTCTTAGATGATCAAAGCACAGGAAGAAACGAAGCCCTTGCTCTGCGCCACCTTTATATCAGCCGCTGCCAGTCAATACCAAAGACTCGGGTACCACCGGGAGATTACGTATCGAAATGACCAAACGGGGAGGCGAGAGCACATGCGCCGCCTTTTTTGGACGGTATACGTTTTCGACAAGAACATGTCCCTTCTACAGGGGCATTCATCCCATATGCAAGACTTTGAGATAGACGCCAAGTATCCTGCCTTGTCACCTATTGTAGGGGTCAGGCCATGGGATGAATCCTTCATAGTTGCTATCAAGCTAGCGAGGATCCAGGGCCAGATTTACAATAATCTCTACTCAACCATGGCTATAAAAAGTAGCTCGCCCGACCGAGAGCAGCACATCAATTCTCTTCAAGCCAATATGCACGAGGTGCGTGCAGAGTTCCAACAGGTACAGAAAGTTCAAAGTCTGGAGAGTATTTGACGGCCTGGAGTTGACACCTGAGCAGATAGATCCTAGCCTCGTCAACCACAGGCAAATATTCGTCTTGTCGAGAAAACACTGGGATGTAACGTACTATTCGACACTGACGTCTCTTCTTCGGGGGTCACTGATGACGGGAAGCGTGGCACGAATCAGCACGCATTGCTTCCATGCAGCACGCTTGTGTCTGCAGAGCCATATGCAGTGCTTTTCTGGCTACTTGGATTCCGGCTtcctcgaggacaaggactATGCCAACTGGTAAGTCCACCACTCACTCTTGGAGCGTGATACTTTGACAGACTAACTTGGTTAGGGTTTTGCACTGCTCCTCCTTTAGCTCATTCGTAGTCATTTTTCTTCATGCCGTTGCAGGCAGCCGCATGGACGATGTTGAACTTCTAGACGACATGGTGGGCATTTTGCACAAGGTTCAGGGCTCCTCAAAGACGTCTGAGCGGCTTTTCCAGGTTTGCGGGACCTTTGCAACGCTGGCTAGACAATTGGTGGAAGCGCGGAATTCTTGTGTAGGGACGTACAGCCGGCAACAAGACTCGCTGCAACTGGACGTTGGGGTTCATCGGTCTGAAGCCATGGCTGGGGAGACGATGCAACAGGTGTTTGATGAGTCGATGACAAGTTCTTTGCCGCAATGGGAGTCTCAGGACATGTCTGCGCTCTTGGCAAATTGGATCAGTGGACAGCCAGCAGGCATGGATACCTTTTTTTGAGGCACGCGGTATTAATGGCTTGGTATATACTATAGGGAGTCCATTCCCTCGGCCCCCGCCACAATTTGGCCTATATCATGGTCAAGTTTCATATGTCAGTTTGTAGCTATATTGGTGGTTATGTAGCATAAGTTCGTTGGTTCCTttaacaacattgaagcatgTCAGGTCTGGTGGGGCCGGCGCAATATTATCTCTGAACATGAGAGAAGCGAATCCTAAATAGACTTTGGATGAACAATTGAGGGATTGTATTTGTCGTGTCTCTCTTCTGATACGCACAGCAACGCACTCCATGACCGCCGAGGCGCTCACATTATTTACAATAGCCGCAAGAACACAAAGCTTCTAAAAAGCGGCAAGAGAACCTGAGAGACTGCTTGTCATCGACCGCCTTGAGAGTTGAACACAAGGCTGTTGAACGCCGATTGTGATATAGTATCAATGTGCCCGGTACTCGTATAGATTTTGTTCAACAAACCGCGCTGTCCATCTGAGGTGTCCATCTGAGGCAGGAAGAAAATGATGAGTTACGACTACGTACTTGCTGTATAGCAACATGGGCGAAATGAACCTTACAATAACAAACTGGTCCACAGCTTCCAGCGCAGCCTACGACACAATGGTCCGATATGCGTAATAGTAGTGAGTTAAACATATACATACCTATATACAAATATTACAGCATCTCAATTCGGCCAACAAGGACCAGCGCTTTCAGTCTAACTAGTTTACTTGCCACGTGTCGAAATACCACCTAAGGCAATCCCATGACTGCTTCTGCCAACCCTCCGCGGGCATTCCAAGTAATTCCTGTAGGAAAATGTAGCTTAACATAACTGGCCAAGCCCTGGCATACTTGGTAGTAAGACTTGATCCATTCCACCTCCAGCTTGTCTCTACCATTATAATTAGCCTCGGTCGTAATTGACAGGCGGATAAATTGTGATGGACACTCCctacttttctttttgatTTTTGAGTATCTTGTTTCCAAAAAATTGAGCCGAACCAAGGGACTCCTCAACAAAGACGAATGGCCGACTGTGGATGTTGACCCATGCCAGCATCCTGATTCCATCCGCAACAGCAGTCAAATGCACATACATTCCATCAAACCTATTCTTTCTTTGAATATCCGTCACCGCCACGATGGCGTCCTTGGTCGGTCCAAGTAAAGTCTCGAGCGTAGCTGGATCCGGTTTGGCGGTTTGCGTGGTAATGCACAGGAATTTTCTCTGTTCTTGAAATCCCTTGAAAACCTCGGCAGCCTTTGGTTCACAGTAATAATTAGCAAATGGACAAGTAGATAATAAAACTCGGCCAGCTCAACCGCTCTACAAACCTGCACGGCAACCAGTCCACCCAATCGGTTACTTAAAAGCAAGTATTGTTTGACTGACGAGTCGATAAAGTTGTCAAAGGCCTGAATAGCCTCGGAATTCGAGTCTGTCAGTGTGCTGGGGAGAATTGGACCATCAAAGACGGACAAATCTTCGAGGCGCGAGACGACGGCTTCCAATCTGGCATTGTTGTCAGATACAAACTTGGCGCCATGCACAAAATAACTTTGCCATGCCTACCGCTTAATAATTGTTGACAGGTTGTGCATGGCCCTATTGTTGTCCATGACGGTATGCCCAGTTTTGGCTGGGAACGGCCGACCATGGATCAAGTCAAGGTCAGACTTCAAAGTTCACACTGTCCGCTTGTTGGGATTGGATTTTGAAAAGATCCAACATTGTAATTTATTACGGCAAATCATGTTGGAACAACCCCGAGTCTTTGTTCAAATCGGCATTATGGATGCCTGGTTTGGCACCGCTCAGCCTTTCTGTCCCTCTTTGCATACGTAATGTGCCCAGTGTTGCCTGGCATTGACCGTTCTCGTTCCTGACGCCACTTTACATCCAGTCCACTTTAACCCCATGCAAATGGAGCTCGTTTGGGAGACGCCATCAGGCTGCAACTCAAATGGCACCGGCAGCGCGGTGCCGCGGGTCCAGGCGCCCGAAGATTCCAGAATTAGAATCGACACATCCACCTGCTCATCTACCGGCTTCTTTAAGGACAACGAGGGGACAAAGATAGCCGTGGCCTAATTTTCTCTCGTCGGTGTGATCCTCTCATGGAATCGGGTGTTTTCTCCAAGTCTGAAGATGCTAGTTCTGCGGCCCACACTTGGACCGACTTTTTCACATATCCACGTCCCTGAGAAGCCTTTTTGTTACGATTGGCAGCTATGGGTAGCATTAAATAGTGATGTAAGTCCTTGATTGAAGCCATCTAGCGACATGATTCACGTCTTTTACAGTAGGAAGTTGAAATTATGTTGTTGAACAGGAATTATACTCCATGATAATACAGTATCAGATGATATTGAGCGCGACGGCGGGAACCTGATATACTTCATCGGAAGATGACACATGGAGCAAGCCCCGATGATAGACCTTGGTCGCTGTTATTCGCATTCGCAACTGATGAGCATTTCACCAGTTAGCCCAGTGGTACCGGCATCTCTCTGCGGCCTTTCCCTTCCATCAAACACGGGTACGGGCGAATGTGTTGGCCGCCTCATTAATTAAACCTCTTGGTCCGAGTTCGTACTCGGGTCTCCCTAAGCGAAGAATGCTCACATGATATATGACTTGACACGCGATTGGACATTCGCAGTGTCGTCATAGTGACTAATTACACAGTCCAAGTCCAACATCATTCTGCTGTGATTCGGTTACACTGACTATTCACCGCCACCACTCCCTCCCCCCGACGGCGACATCCAAAGCAGTCAAATCACCAGCGGTGCTGTgattcatcaccatcatggagctgccatgcttcttcctctccctcctGGCGGCGCCATGCATCCTGACCGTGGCCGTAGCCCAATCTACCACGACCGAAATCGACCTTGTATTCCCCCACGCAAACGAGACATATCAGCGCTTGTACCCGTTTCCCATCGTATTCGCCATCCAGAACCCAGCGCCGGTATGGCCTCACAACTTCCAACTCTTCTGGCAAACGGGGTCTGTCGGCGAAGAACCCTCGCGCTTCGACTGCGACCGGCTTCCCCTGCGAGGCGCAGACCTGTGGACATCAAGAAACTACAGCGGACCG
The Metarhizium brunneum chromosome 7, complete sequence genome window above contains:
- the CAP2_1 gene encoding Adenylyl cyclase-associated protein 2, with amino-acid sequence MDNNRAMHNLSTIIKRLEAVVSRLEDLSVFDGPILPSTLTDSNSEAIQAFDNFIDSSVKQYLLLSNRLGGLVAVQAAEVFKGFQEQRKFLCITTQTAKPDPATLETLLGPTKDAIVAVTDIQRKNRFDGMYVHLTAVADGIRMLAWVNIHSRPFVFVEESLGSAQFFGNKILKNQKEKDKLEVEWIKSYYQVCQGLASYVKLHFPTGITWNARGGLAEAVMGLP